In Cucurbita pepo subsp. pepo cultivar mu-cu-16 unplaced genomic scaffold, ASM280686v2 Cp4.1_scaffold003703, whole genome shotgun sequence, one DNA window encodes the following:
- the LOC111786971 gene encoding probable transcription repressor OFP9: MKAVASTQRHQQEQRAFRALCCGCSCDCRLSFSSSEEVESFRSERFPSVSSIAHAMVQERLDQMIRENREMKQSKERRKQRCEDTKFVVMVAREKCSDDPREDFRVSMMEMILANRIEEPKDLRSLLNYYISMNSDECHGVILEVFHE; encoded by the coding sequence ATGAAAGCAGTGGCCTCAACCCAACGGCATCAGCAAGAACAGAGAGCCTTCAGGGCTTTGTGCTGTGGATGCAGTTGTGATTGCAGGTTGAGTTTTTCGTCTTCTGAAGAAGTAGAAAGCTTCAGGTCTGAGAGATTCCCGTCGGTCTCCAGCATAGCCCACGCCATGGTTCAGGAGAGACTCGACCAAATGATAAGGGAAAATCGAGAGATGAAACAGAGTAAAGAACGAAGGAAACAGAGATGTGAAGACACCAAATTTGTTGTAATGGTGGCGAGGGAGAAATGCTCTGATGACCCCAGAGAGGACTTTAGAGTTTCGATGATGGAAATGATTTTGGCTAACCGAATTGAGGAGCCAAAGGATCTACGTAGCCTGTTGAACTATTATATCTCCATGA